A single genomic interval of Chitinophaga sp. 180180018-3 harbors:
- a CDS encoding DUF4292 domain-containing protein, whose translation MERKNIVTFLIIMIGLGMAACRHPKQLARNSFPAADTGRVVAVKDSASNEELNRFTGEMLKGIHVNHIDFNTFSGRVKLAFESDKKSHNNLNATFRIKKDSIIWVSISAPIVDEVVRAVITPDSLKMYNRLDKQLFLRKMADAEQLLDIPFDFQTLQDLLIGNPIYLTDSVYQVVKTPSIISFSCDHAKFVSLFNVFADDYGLQQSKVMDKDSAGIAKRSCELTYGDYTKVAGRKFSTTRRIYVEEKNVTKVALDFTRYDFDIPLSFPFNMPANYKRM comes from the coding sequence ATGGAGAGGAAAAATATAGTCACGTTTTTAATTATAATGATTGGTCTTGGTATGGCGGCTTGCCGTCATCCTAAACAGCTGGCACGGAATTCTTTCCCGGCAGCGGACACAGGTAGGGTGGTAGCTGTAAAAGACAGTGCATCTAATGAAGAATTAAATCGCTTTACCGGCGAAATGCTGAAAGGAATTCATGTAAATCATATTGATTTCAATACGTTTTCCGGCCGGGTAAAACTGGCTTTTGAAAGTGATAAAAAAAGCCATAATAACCTGAATGCGACTTTCAGGATCAAGAAAGACAGCATTATCTGGGTGTCGATATCAGCACCGATTGTGGATGAGGTAGTAAGAGCCGTGATAACACCTGATAGTCTTAAAATGTATAACAGGCTCGACAAGCAACTGTTTCTCCGTAAGATGGCAGATGCTGAGCAGTTGCTGGATATACCTTTTGATTTCCAGACCCTGCAGGATCTGCTGATCGGTAATCCGATCTATCTTACGGATTCTGTTTATCAGGTCGTTAAAACACCATCTATTATTTCGTTTAGTTGCGATCATGCAAAGTTCGTGAGCCTGTTTAATGTGTTTGCAGATGATTACGGACTGCAGCAAAGCAAAGTGATGGATAAGGATAGTGCCGGCATTGCAAAGCGTTCCTGTGAGCTTACATATGGCGACTATACGAAAGTTGCTGGCCGGAAATTCTCCACCACACGTCGTATATACGTAGAAGAGAAAAATGTAACCAAAGTAGCGTTGGACTTCACCCGTTACGATTTTGATATACCACTCAGTTTCCCATTCAACATGCCGGCCAACTATAAACGCATGTAA
- a CDS encoding peptidoglycan DD-metalloendopeptidase family protein — protein MKKIIPFILMLWFVPAMLAAQNSGQQQQSREELERRKRELQKEIEEANEQLKETKKSTRESLGQLRALRDKITLRTRLINNINEEINFINGDINTAARDVKTLQKDLDTLKAQYAQLVVYAYKNRSSYDMMNFIFSSQSFNDAVKRFQYLKQYREYRRRQADNIVSTQEQLNKKIQGLETQRTKRSDALKTEQDQRTILEDDKKEKDQVLTKLKGREKELVADINQRNKDAQKVQAAIRAVIRREIEEARRKAAEEEAARRKAAEEKRRREEEARKAAALAAAEKAKADAAAAAKNNNAATPTPAVPEKPVTKPPVAAPEPEKPVARTENVLEATPEALALSESFEANRGKLPWPVDAGNIIEHFGIHQHAVMEHIQVPSDGIVIATNKGGAVKSIFDGEVKSVVVMPGSGYVIIIRHGQYFTTYVRLQTTKVKKGDMVKTGQVIGTASTNDLENTGEVELQIWKGITKQNPEQWIRRR, from the coding sequence TTGAAGAAGATTATCCCGTTTATATTGATGCTATGGTTCGTACCGGCTATGTTGGCTGCCCAGAATAGTGGGCAACAGCAACAATCGCGGGAAGAGCTGGAGCGTAGAAAAAGGGAGCTGCAAAAAGAGATAGAAGAAGCAAACGAACAATTAAAGGAGACAAAAAAATCAACCCGCGAAAGCCTCGGACAATTGCGTGCCCTGCGTGATAAGATCACGCTGCGTACCCGTCTGATCAATAATATCAATGAAGAGATCAACTTCATAAATGGAGACATCAACACGGCGGCCAGGGATGTGAAAACCCTGCAGAAAGATCTGGACACCCTCAAGGCCCAATATGCCCAGCTGGTAGTGTACGCCTATAAGAACCGGTCGTCTTACGACATGATGAACTTCATTTTTTCCTCTCAGAGTTTTAATGATGCGGTAAAACGTTTTCAATATCTGAAACAATACCGGGAATACCGCAGGCGTCAGGCAGATAACATCGTTTCCACACAGGAACAGCTGAATAAAAAGATTCAGGGCCTGGAAACACAGCGTACCAAACGTTCGGATGCCCTTAAAACAGAGCAGGATCAAAGAACGATTCTGGAAGACGATAAAAAAGAAAAAGATCAGGTATTAACTAAACTGAAGGGCCGTGAAAAAGAGCTGGTAGCAGATATTAACCAGCGAAACAAGGATGCCCAGAAAGTACAGGCCGCCATCCGTGCGGTAATTCGCAGGGAAATTGAAGAAGCGCGCCGTAAAGCAGCAGAGGAAGAAGCTGCCCGCCGCAAAGCTGCGGAAGAAAAACGGAGACGTGAAGAAGAAGCCCGGAAAGCTGCAGCACTGGCCGCCGCAGAAAAAGCGAAAGCTGATGCCGCCGCTGCTGCTAAAAATAATAATGCCGCCACACCTACTCCGGCAGTTCCTGAAAAACCAGTTACCAAGCCACCGGTAGCCGCGCCCGAACCCGAAAAACCTGTTGCCCGTACAGAAAACGTACTGGAAGCAACCCCGGAAGCACTTGCGCTGTCCGAAAGCTTTGAGGCTAACCGCGGAAAACTCCCATGGCCGGTAGATGCAGGGAATATCATTGAGCATTTCGGTATCCACCAGCATGCTGTAATGGAACATATCCAGGTACCTTCCGATGGTATCGTTATTGCCACTAATAAAGGCGGTGCGGTAAAATCTATCTTCGACGGGGAAGTAAAATCGGTAGTGGTGATGCCGGGATCAGGCTATGTTATTATTATTCGTCATGGACAATACTTTACTACTTATGTACGTTTGCAGACTACAAAAGTGAAGAAAGGCGACATGGTGAAAACAGGGCAGGTAATAGGTACTGCCAGCACCAATGATCTTGAAAATACCGGTGAAGTGGAGCTTCAGATCTGGAAAGGAATTACCAAACAGAATCCTGAACAGTGGATCCGGAGAAGATAA
- a CDS encoding peptidoglycan DD-metalloendopeptidase family protein, whose product MKRKLIPLLMALWLLPVLLYAQKSSKQSRAALENRKQELLKEIETATRELQQTKKSTRKNQTLQHELQQKIAVRNEQILNINNEISLINGDIHNTNNDVTTLEKEVDSLRARYAQLIVYTYKTKDSYSVLSFLFAATSFNDALRRYQYLQKYRENRRREAENMLSTKALLGQKLVALQEQRAQRTGALRVEQKQRGSLMADKKETDQTIAQLQDQEQELQQRINKSKAEARQVDKAIQDAIRREIIAAQKKAAAQALARKKAAEAKRRAHAEARRKAALAAANAAKKAGKKVKIKPEKIEKEEDTEDDEPMAKTSTEDVLVATPEALSLSRDFESNRGRLPWPVDAGRITGHFGAGRIGKIDVEHNGVIIATSRGAAVKAIFDGEVIMVFMIPGAGYMVTLRHGKYFTNYVRLTDVRVGKGNSVKRGQTLGLAAAAPGSGNGEIELQLYRNAVKQNPERWIRSR is encoded by the coding sequence TTGAAACGGAAGTTGATCCCTCTTTTGATGGCCTTGTGGCTGTTACCTGTACTGCTATACGCGCAAAAAAGCAGTAAGCAGTCGCGCGCCGCATTGGAAAACCGGAAACAGGAACTCCTGAAGGAAATAGAAACAGCCACCAGAGAGCTGCAGCAAACCAAAAAATCGACCCGGAAAAATCAGACACTTCAGCACGAGCTGCAGCAGAAGATTGCTGTCAGAAATGAACAAATCCTGAACATCAACAATGAAATCAGCCTGATAAACGGAGATATCCACAATACCAACAATGATGTAACCACCCTGGAAAAAGAAGTAGATTCACTCCGGGCGCGCTATGCACAACTAATAGTTTATACTTACAAAACGAAAGACTCGTACAGCGTATTGAGTTTCCTGTTTGCTGCCACCAGTTTTAATGATGCCTTGCGCCGGTACCAATACCTCCAGAAATACCGGGAGAACAGGCGGAGGGAAGCCGAAAATATGCTGTCTACTAAAGCCCTGCTGGGCCAGAAGCTGGTAGCCCTGCAGGAGCAACGTGCACAAAGAACCGGGGCCTTACGGGTAGAGCAGAAACAACGCGGGAGTCTGATGGCTGATAAGAAGGAAACAGATCAGACAATAGCTCAGCTGCAAGACCAGGAACAGGAGTTACAACAGCGGATCAATAAGAGTAAGGCAGAAGCTCGTCAGGTCGACAAAGCCATCCAGGACGCCATCCGGAGAGAGATTATTGCTGCTCAGAAAAAAGCGGCCGCCCAGGCGCTGGCCCGTAAAAAGGCGGCAGAAGCTAAACGCAGAGCCCATGCAGAGGCCCGCCGGAAAGCTGCGCTGGCTGCGGCAAATGCTGCAAAGAAAGCTGGAAAGAAAGTGAAAATAAAGCCTGAAAAGATAGAAAAGGAAGAGGATACGGAAGATGATGAACCTATGGCCAAAACCTCCACTGAAGACGTATTGGTGGCTACTCCGGAAGCACTGAGCCTTTCCCGCGATTTTGAATCGAACAGGGGCCGCTTACCCTGGCCGGTGGATGCAGGGCGCATTACAGGACATTTCGGGGCAGGAAGAATAGGCAAAATTGATGTGGAACATAATGGCGTGATCATCGCTACTTCCAGGGGAGCCGCTGTTAAAGCGATCTTTGATGGCGAAGTGATTATGGTATTTATGATTCCCGGCGCAGGATATATGGTTACCCTGCGCCATGGGAAATATTTTACCAACTATGTACGATTAACGGATGTACGGGTGGGTAAAGGAAACAGCGTGAAACGCGGCCAGACCCTCGGATTGGCTGCTGCCGCTCCGGGTAGCGGTAATGGTGAAATAGAATTACAACTATACCGGAATGCAGTTAAACAGAACCCGGAAAGATGGATCCGCTCCCGTTAA